A window of Phacochoerus africanus isolate WHEZ1 chromosome 11, ROS_Pafr_v1, whole genome shotgun sequence genomic DNA:
aaactgggcAATTGCTTAAATCATAACGTGGCTTATTGGTTGATCCTCAGTTTCTATTTTAACGTCATTGGTGTTGCCTTAAACTGTTAATAGCAATGCTAACAAAATATTACAATTTGAACTTTGGAAATAAAGAATActatagatttaaaataaagagttGTGTTCCCACAAATACCAAAATTTCCATAAACTTTCTTCCTGTCAGGCTTATAAAGGTACAATTTATATTTGAATACGgttttttttcagattactttcACAGCTGTTACTAAAAGAAATAGTAAttctataaaaaaatcataaatatgtatatatataaggaTACGTTTTAAAGATATATGTAAAATTTCCATTGAAATGAAATAGACATTGAAAtttgttttgataaatatttgactAGCGTATGCCAAACTGccataaattgtttaaaaatatcattacTCATCTATCTTTCTTAATATATTTGAACAGTAGAGAATTCTAGAAAAGTATAAgtatcaataattttaaaatagaccaCATACTACTGATTTACTGTTGCTATATTGTGAAGGATATCTTTCCTAAATAGTAGACACATATCATGTTTATAGCTCTTGTGCTTGCCtcatagatatatattttaattaccaAAACTTTCTTATTAATAGTAAGTTCCATCTTCAGTATATTTGCAGCACTGTCAGAGATCCATGCTTATACCAAGGCAATATAGTATGAaccacaaaataaacattttccaaaacaagTTTAGAATGACTTCAGTACATCAGAAGTTATTTTTTCTTGCGGGGGAAGGCAACTGATATCATGCTGTGAATGTGGACAGATCTATTCGAATAGTCACATTTGCACGTGAATAATCTGttgtctcttcccctccccaaaccctggAGACAATTAGTTTGTTTTCTCACCAGGAGGTCCTCCGCCGTGTTTTTCTCTCCAAGTGACAATGGGTTCCTCCAGGGCAAGCATTATTATCTAAAATAAATGACCTATATTTGCAACTAAGTCTCTCTAgaaaggaaccaagaaaaattagactgACTCTGAGAACAGGAGGAAGGCAGGTAAAAAGCAAGAATGTCCTGACCGTGATGGAGGCATGTTCTCAGCCTGTCCCTCTTTCTTCTTGTCATGGGAGTGAACCATACCTGACTTCTACCACCACTGAACCAAAGATTCCTCTTGGTTAGGGAAGCAACATAGCTATTCATAATCAGGATGGAGGGTTACACTGAACTGCAATCTGAGACttggagaaataaacatttttccagacTCCCGACCTCCCTGTATATTTCTGCTTTCACACACGGTGAATGGACTCAAAGCTGCTTTTCCTGAAAATAGTAGAAACAATCCTGTGTTCAAAATCTTCCTCCACTTTACCTTACTGTCCTGAAAGATGCTGTCCCTCCTCTCACTGTTTATTCCCGTTAATACCTGAGCTCTGGATGGGAGGGCCACGTGCTGAATGTGGTCTGCCAGGTGTTCGGGATCTGGGTGGAAACCTCATGGCTCTGCAATATGCGCAAGGCACAGCCTTCAACTTCTAATCCCTCGATGTCTCTCCTGCTGAGCTGACTATTTAAGAAAAACGTGTGCTATAGGTCTCAGAGGGATATTTCAGAACATTAGAGCCACAGAGGCTTGGGTAACAGTCACGATTACCACTATGGTTGGAAGAAAATGGGGAGCAGCTTTCCATTCCTAGTGCTTAATGATGATATTTAAAGAAgtgaattattggagttcccgtcgtggcacagtggttaacgaacctgcctaggaaccatgagattgtgggttcgatccctggccttgctcagtgggttaaggatccagcgttgccgtgagctgtggtgtaggttgcagatgcagctcagatcccacgttgttgtggctctggtgtagaccggtggctacagctccaattagacccctagcctgggaacctccatatgctacgggagctgccttagaaaagaaaaaaaaaaaaaagattaaaaataataataataaataaataagtgacttATTCTACATACTGGCATCTACGCATGTGCTTATGTTTGAGCATGTGTTCAGTAAACaggaattaaaatgattttaataaaagTGAATGATTTTAGGATATATcgcataatattttttttctaaggaaGGCATTGGGAGACAATTTGAAAGCACTTAAATGCAAACTGTTTCAATGATTAGACacatccattttttctttcatttgtttatttttccacttcTCTAAATAACTACACTGAAGCCTTAGTACACCCCAAATCATGCCGGGAGCTATGCAAAATCAGATAACACGGCCCTTTGTTTTCAAGCAGTTTACTTTCAGCTGAAGTAGATAATGAATGTTATGGAAGTTCAGGCTTGTCGTGCATATTGAGTTAGACAGATGCCCGGATGTCCAACCTTGATGTAATAGTGAGGATGATTATAATAGTAGGAATAGCAGAATTCAACAACGAATTTTAAGTTCACAATTCCTTCAATAGATAACAAAAGTAATAACCATgtattttgattaattttaaaaataaaaatgactttagaAGGAGATTAAAAGCACCATTAGATTCTATAATGTAGAGGCaacttgaaatatttcttttctgataaaTCTTCATCAAATTTCTTAATATACATTAGCCATATGAGTTTTTGACAAAAATCTTGGACAACAAGGTATTAAAACATAAAGATGCTGTTTTCTTAGGCAGCAGTTTTTTTACTGTACATGaaatgatacattaaaaatacGTATAGAGAAAACTTTTAGCTCAacttttcagctttatttttgaAGCTGTCATAACATTAACATtaatcattttaacaattttaaaatgtacaaatcagtgttttgttttgttttgttactgctCCTTGTGAATATGTGTCTTTGTATGTATGTTGgctacatctttttatttattctcccaGTCCACTGCTTATATTTTCACCTTCTTAATAGGgtcttctgcaaatattttatttatatttttatgtagtctaatttttcatttctttttttttatgaattgtgttttggtgtcaagtctaagaactcTTACTCATCCTTGATCCTAGAGATTTAGGTCAGGAGTTTGCCTATAGATTCCAAAATAttccaacagctttttttttttttggaaagtctGTGTTTCTTTAATTGAATTGGTCTCCCATGTTTATCAAATAGCATTTGGGCATATTTGTGTGAGTCTATTTGCGGGTTCTCTATTTGGTTCCATTGAATGGTGAGCTATTCTCTGGTGGCAACACCACAGTCTTGGTTACTGTTCAAGTAAATCTTGAAATTGAAGAGTCTCTCTCACCTTCTTATGCATTTTCAGTTATTTCAGATATTATGATTCCTTTGATGTTCCAAACAAATTTTCAAGTAATCTTGTCTATATCAACAAAAAAACCTTGCTGAGATTTTTTACAGGAATTGCATCATACTTGCATATCAGTTTCAGGAGAATTGATAATCTCCCCTCCTGTGAACACTGTACTCATTTAATTGgaatatttataatttgtttcaCCAGCATTATGTAATTCTattacatttaataatatataatacacacattattatattataataatatataagcaTAGCAACCATTCTGCTTTTAGCGTCTGTAAGCTTGACTACATTAGAtgcttcatataagtggaattgttTTTGTCCttctgtaactggcttatttcacttagcataatgtcttcagatTTTATCCATGAAGTAATATATGACaggatttcttatttttatgcctgaataataCTTCTTCATATGTACACATCACACTTCTTTACTGGTCCAACCATCCATGCACAGACAGGGTGCTTCCGTATCTTaggtattgtgaataatgctgcggTGAACATGAGCGACTCTCGCTGATCCTATTTTCAATTTCGGGGAGTACATAACCAGAACTGGGATTGTAGCGTCCTACGgtaatttcattttcaattgtttgaagaacctccatgctcttcccatagtggctgtataATTTTACATACTCACAGACAGTGCTccagagttccagtttctccacatcctcaccgacgatatctgtttgtttttattattgccaTCCTAACAGGGTGTGAGATAACATCTCACTGCAGTTTTAGTTGCATTTTTCTGATGGGTAATGCTGTCGAGTGTCTTCTTATTTAtctattggccatttgcatgtcttactgttaaaaaggaatgaagaaaatgtatGATGTgtcttaagtaaaaaaaaagaggcaatgtTTCAGATATTGGGAATGCAGAACTGCATTCTGTATTTCTGAGATACAGTATTGGATGAGCTCAAAAAGAAGCCTATTTAATTTGGTAACAGGGAAGTCACtagcaaaacagacaaaagcaaTTTCAGGTAATGCCTGGCATGATGGAAGGATAGTCTTAGGAAAGAGTGATCTCCCACTGAAAAAGGATAGGGAGAGAATGTTGACAACTTGTTCTAGAAGTTTTGAAGTTAAGGTAAGCCAAGAAAGGGAGTGATACATGGAGGGTAATTAGAGTTTAGGGGGTGAAATTGTTTTGCAGGATTTTGCAAGCTggtaaaaaaaagaaccaattaaATAATTGCATGCAATTTGTTGGGTATAACTAACTGAACTGGGAAGagaaaatgcatatttatttttcagttggatagagagatgagaataaaaattcagttttctctAAATTCCTTGTATATAATTGGCTTAGTTCAGGAAACACTGGTAAAAAGTACCATTTCCTTCAGTCTTTCTCTTGTTTATTAATTTAGGAGAATCCTAATGTTcagaaagtttaattttattagatttaaaattggaaataagAAGAAACATGTCAATTTAGATTCCCTGTCATGCAGttctcataaaaaaaattttgctgtttttcacATTTAGTTAAGAAATTTACCTATCTCACCCTCCATATTGTATTGTggggaaaaagttatttttgtagtgattaaaaatagaaagcacATATTTTCCAGGAGAAAGTCTCTCTATCTAGAAATTAAAATCACTATTTAGAAAGAGAATTATCTCCTtccattttattcactttttcatgaaaaaatttcTAATTTGGTTTTGTTCAGGAAACTTGGGTTAATTATTAGACTAATCCTTCACAGCAACGAGAAGCAAAGAAATGCATATCAAGATTGTTGGGTGTGTGGGTAACGTTGAAATTCTCACGCAAGGATATGTATTTGGAAATGCACTGCTAGACAACAAGCTCCATTTTCATGGCCAAAATCGCATTTGCAGGAAGATTTTATCCCGCCTAAACAGGCAACTAGAAGTaaactttctcttctctttcctgggaATGTCCTTACATGCTATGGGATTTTATGTTCTTAGAACGTGAAAGGATCCTTATGACACAGTCTCGTATCTGCTTGGTTTTCACCCCATAGACAACAGGATTCATAGTTGGAGGCAAGAGCAGGTAGATATTGGCCACGATGATGTGACACGATGGAGGGATTGTGTGGCTCCCAAAGCGattaaaaaagaagcagaagaaagctGGGCTGTAGGAGAAGACGATGGCACAGATGTGGGCCGTGCAGGTGCTGAAGGCCTTCTGCCGAGCTTCTGCCGAGGACAGGCTGACCACCGCCCGGAGGATCATGGTGTAGGAGGCGGTGATGCACAGGATGTCGGAGCCCCCGATCAGGAGGGCCACCGTCAGGCCATAGACGGCATTGACCTTCACGTTGCCGCAGGATATCTTGGCCACGGACATGTGGTCGCAGTAGGTGTGGGGTATGACATTGCCTCTGCAGAAGGGCAGGCGCTTGATGAGGAGCGTGAAGGGAATGATGAGGAAGACCCCTCTGAGGAAGGTGGAGAGCCCAGCCTTGGCGATGACGGGATGGGTGAGGATGGTGGCGTAGCGCAGAGGGtagcagatggccacatagcggtccaGGGCCATGAGCATGAGCACCCCGGACTCCATCCCCGTGAAGGTGTGAATGAAGAACATCTGGACCAGGCATTCTTCAAAGCTGATTTCCTTGAGATGGAACCAGAAGATGCAGAGGGCTTTAGGGATGGTACTGGAGCATATGACAAGGTCGGTGAGGGAGAGCATGGCCAAGAAGTAATACATGGGCCTGTGCAGGGAGTCCTCACAGCAGACGAGGTAGAGGAGCCCGCAGttccccaccacagccacaacatacatggagcagaaagggaaggaaatccaGAGGTGCAGGTCCTCCAGTCCTGGGACTCCATCCAGAACAAATGAGCATGGGACCAGGTCTGTTTTATTCAGCATTAGAGTAGTCAGGCTTAAACTTTGTATGATTTTTTCCTAGAGTAAGATAAAGAGGAGAGAATATATACTTCATGGGTACTTTTTCTCCtccctgtattttaaaattctgtagtgCTTTTTAATGATCAAACAACCAAATTTTCTGAGTGACGTGGAGTAGTTCTTCTGTTAATTTGTTATTAATTGATTAATTCATCTTTTccattcaacaaatttttattaagCAATTCAAGTTCTCATCACAGACactgattcagtttttttttaaataaacgtTTCCTATCCTCAtagatttataataaaatgtagttCTGTTTTACCTtctaaaagatattttcattaaattcatTTGTTAATGAATATACACATCCCCCTATGGATATGATTGTAGAGTCCCTTGATCAATGTACCAAAGACCCAAAAAGTATGAGGACTTTAAAGATTCTTAATCTTAGTTAATAACTAGTCATTATAATTTAATTAGTAAGGCACCATTCTAAGCCTTTTggaaatattaaatcatttatttctcaatGGAGATTAGAGTCTCGCAAATCAGTAAAATTTTTGATTTGGTCTTCTTATAAAATTGCCTCATTTCATCATTTCTTATAATGGTCTATACACATTTAtaagaatgattttaaatttctactcAGAAAAAACTTCCAATAATAACTAAGAAGCAGCTAACTTTGCTTAGAATGATACATTTACCAATGATAATCAATCATGTATTTCcacaaatttttccattttacctTTAAACATTGCCTTCTGAGATGATCTGGTGTccgcagcaaaaaataaatacaaaaggaaaacaaactacTTTCACGCTCTTATATCTGACTACAGACATTTGCTTTAGTTATGCTAGATTCTCCAGTAATATTTTTCATTAGTAATATAGACATCTCCAGTTTGtattgttttctcatctgttctcTTTGACCTTTcaggtttgcatttttaaatgtttcacaaTGGAACCTGTGTTAGTTGAGTTCTAGTGGGAGCCAATATAAATGCAACtttgtatacatatacaaatttatttgctttttagggctgcacatgaagcatatgaaagttcccaggctaggggtcaatttggagctgcagctgcgggcctacatcacagacacaggaaTGCAccatccaagccctgtctgtgaaccacaccacagctcaccgcaatgttggatacttaacccattgagtgaggccagggatcaaacctgcatcctcggggacacgagtcagatttgttaccgctgagccacaacagaaactctcacaTTTATATTTGATATTTCTCACCACACATCAATCGTATTTCTCCtccaagagaaaaattaattaattcaacatTCTGTGCTCAGGTCTGGCcctcattttcaatttaaatatttggGAAGAATACATGGTTacctcattctttcattcatctcCTACCTTTTCACACATAAGTGTTGAGCATCTGCAACGTGACAGTAGGGAGATCAAGACAGTTTCACCTGCTAAGAGACCACAGAGTTAGTGTATAGACCAAGACGCCTACAAAGAATCACAGCAAATTGTCATAAGAACTAAAACGGACGTCTGTGGCACCGTCCTAAGTGAGCACTGGGCTGTCGAAGGGCATGTGCACGGCTGTCGGTGGAGagttgggaggaggaaggggtgatGATAAGGAAAGCCTGTGTTGAAGAGACGCTGTCTGATGTGTAGTCTG
This region includes:
- the LOC125111763 gene encoding olfactory receptor 52N4-like, with translation MLNKTDLVPCSFVLDGVPGLEDLHLWISFPFCSMYVVAVVGNCGLLYLVCCEDSLHRPMYYFLAMLSLTDLVICSSTIPKALCIFWFHLKEISFEECLVQMFFIHTFTGMESGVLMLMALDRYVAICYPLRYATILTHPVIAKAGLSTFLRGVFLIIPFTLLIKRLPFCRGNVIPHTYCDHMSVAKISCGNVKVNAVYGLTVALLIGGSDILCITASYTMILRAVVSLSSAEARQKAFSTCTAHICAIVFSYSPAFFCFFFNRFGSHTIPPSCHIIVANIYLLLPPTMNPVVYGVKTKQIRDCVIRILSRSKNIKSHSM